The sequence below is a genomic window from Humulus lupulus chromosome 3, drHumLupu1.1, whole genome shotgun sequence.
TTCGTCTGACCATTGTGCCGTTCCATCTGGAAGGAGTCTCTTGCACCTGGTTCCAATGGATGGAGAAGAGTGGGTCGTTCACTGACTGGGAATCGTTTTTGCGTGCTCTGCAGCAACGTTTTGGGACGTCCATATACGATGACCCCTTAGGCCGCATCTCCAAACTCACGCAGAAAGGAAGAGTGTCCGATTACAGAGCTGAATTTGAGGCTCTCATGCCTTGTATCACTGGAGTGCCGGAATCGATGTTCCTGAATTTCTTCATTTGGGGTCTGAAGGTGGAGATTCGCCGTGAGCTTCTCATGCTTCCCCCTAAGGATTTGGCTGATGCAATGGCGAAGGCGCAGTTATTTGAAGATCGTCATGATGATTGGGTTTCTCGACCTCGAGGGGAGGTTACTAAAGCTCCGTGGTCCAATCGTACAACTACCCCGCACCAGGGAATGAACTCGGTACAGTTGCCCAAACCGGGACCGTTCGCTTCAGGTACTTCTATATCGGCCCCCACAGGTTCTCCCTTGCCGATTAAAAAGCTATCACCAACTGAGTTGAAGGAGAGACGTGATAAGGGTCTCTGTTTTACTTGCGATGAGAAATTTCATTTTGGTCATAAGTGCAAAAATCGAATGCTTATTCTGTGTGGTTATGATGATGAGGAGATGGGTACCATGGTGGACAGTGAGTCGCATGAAGAGGCTGAAGAGACTGAAGAAGAAGTTAGCTTGAATTCGTTATCCAATTCAATGAACCCTCGTATTTTTCGGATTATGGCTACACATGGGTCCGAAGCGGTCGAAGTGCTCATTCATACGGGCAGTCACAATAACTTCATTCAAGAGGCGTTGGTCACACAGTTGCACTTGGAGTGTGAGGATACCAAACGATTCAAAGTCTATATGGGCAATGGGAACTTTCTGCTGTGTTCCAAGATATGTAAAGGGGTCGAACTCATTTTGCAGGGCCATAGTTTCCTTGTTGATCTGTATGTATTACCCATATGTGGTTTGGACATTGTTTTGGGGATGCAGTGGCTGCAAACGTTGGGTCCGTGTATTCATGATCATAAAGCGCTCACAATGGAATTTACTTGGCAAGGTACGGTTATCAAGCTGGCGGGATCGAAGGAATTGGCAGCTCACCAATTATCTTTTACTCAGTTTCATGCGATGCTTCAAGAAGGAGAGGTTAAGGATATCTATCGCCTCTCAGCAGTTTTGGACAGGACCGAGAGTAAACAGCCGCCTTTTGACGCATTGGCAGCTCAATTTCCTTCTAATGCACAGGAACTTCTGACTGAATTTGAGGATATTTTTCAGGAGCCCGATCAACTACCGCCGCATAGAGGGACTGACCATCGCATATTTCTACAGCCGGGTTCCACACCGGTTAATGTTCGCCCATATCGGTACCCGTATTTTCAGAAGGATTTGATTGAGCAATTGGTCAAGGAGATGCTGGCTGTGGGTTTTATTCGTCCAAGCACTAGCCCTTATTCTTCACCCGTTTTGTTGGTTAAAAAGAAAGACGGTACATGGCGCTTTTGTGTGGACTATCGGGCTCTTAATGGGATCACCGTTAAAGACCGCTTTCCTATTCCTACGATTGATGAACTACTTGATGAATTGGGCAGTGCTAGAGTATTCTCTAAACTTGACTTGCGGGCGGGGTATCATCAAATCCGCATGGATCATAGAGACATTCACAAAACAGCCTTCCGGACTCACGAAGGCCACTATGAATTTGTGGTTATGCCGTTCGGCCTCACCAATGCTCCCTCCACTTTTCAAGCGACAATGAATCAGCTCTTTCGCCCCTTTTTGCGGCATTTTGTGactgtttttttttatgatatctTAGTATACAGCAGGAGTGAAGAGGAGCATTGTCACCACTTGAAGCTAGTGCTACAGTTACTGCGGCAACATAAGTTTTACGCTAAGGGCAGCAAGTGTTTGTTCTTCCAGAAATCGATAGAATATTTGGGTCACTTGGTATCTTCTCAAGGTGTACGGGCCGACCCTTCCAAAATACAAGCCATGGTCGACTGGCCGACCCCACAAACAGCCAAACAACTTcggggttttctgggtttgacGGGGTATTATCGCCGGTTTGTAGCCCATTATGCAGCGATCACAGCCCCCTTGACTGACCTCTTACACAAGGATGCTAAGTTTACTTGGAATGCAGCAGCAACAGCGGCTTTTGCCACTCTCAAACAAGCAATGACAGCCACTCCGGTACTTCGTCTACCAGATTTTTCTAAGGATTTTATAGTAGAGACAGATGCATCCAACGTGGGTATTGGTGGGGTCTTGATGCAAGATGGGCACCCATTAGCTTTCTTCAGTAAGAAATTGGGACCAAAATTTCTGGGCACTTCGGCACATACAAGGGAAATGAGGGCGATTGTGGAGGCAGTCCATAAATGGCGTCAATACTTGTTGGGTCGCCATTTTATTATTCGAACGGATCACAAGAGCCTAAGGGAGTTACTGACACAAGTGATCCAAACACCCGAGCAACAACAATTTCTTCGGAAACTTTTGGGGTTCCAATTCTCTATTGAGTACAAAGCAGGTTGTCAAAATTCTGCAGCAGATGCCTTATCCAGAAGGGATGAAATACCGGCCTCAACACTTCAGTTAGCTGAGTCGCGGTTGTTTTGATTTTCTGGATGAATTACGCCAAGAAAATACCACTTGCCCCGATTTGAGAGCCCTCCATACGGCCTGGCAGCAAGGTAATCTCGACAGTACTTTGTACTCTATCAAGGATGGCCTGCTCTTGTTCAAACAGCGGCTTCTTATCAGCAAACATTCCAGTTTGAAACAACAGTTGCTCAAGGAATTTCATGAATCTCTAGTGGGCGGTCACGCAGGAGTAGAACGGACTTTTCTTCGTCTTAGTGCAAATTTTTTCTGGCAAGGGATGCGCAAGGATGTTAAGGCTTATGTTCAGGGCTGTCTCACATGCCAAACGGTCAAATACTCACCCACTTCACCTTATGGGCTGCTACAACCTCTTGAAATGCCGGAACGGGTTTGGGAAGATTTGGCAATGGACTTCATTGTGGGTTTACCTAAGTCCAATGGGGCAACAAATATCTTGGTGGTGATTGACAGATTTACCAAATACGCACACTTTGGTGCACTTCCAAACCCTTATACAGCGAGCAAAGTGGCTGAATTGTTCTCTAATATGGTCATTCGTCTTCATGGCATTCCACGAACAATTGTTTCAGACAGGGACCCTCTCTTTACTAGTGCATTTTGGAAGAAGTTATTTGAGCTTATGGGTACCACATTGAAAATGAGCTCCGCCTATCATCCCCAAACCGACGGTCAAACCGAAGTGACCAATAGGTACCTTGAGCAGTACCTTCGAGCTTTTACCACTGAGAACCCGAAGCAATGGAGTAAATTTTTGCAGTGGGCAGAGTACCATTACAACACCAGTGTTCATTCAGCCATTCAGATGACTCCGTTCCAAGCCGTGTATGGTCGACCACCGCCCACGATACCAGCTTATACGCGAGGAGCCACATCGATTCAAGCTGTTGAGGCTGATTTACTTTCGAGAGATGCCATTCTCCTCCGCCTCAAGGAAAACTTGACTCATGCTCGACACAGGATGTTACAGCAAGCGAATAAACATCGCAGGGACCGTCACTTCAAGGTGGGGGACTGGGTATTGGTCAAGCTTCAACCATTCCGTCAGACCACTGTTGCTCACCGTCTGAATTCGAAGCTATCTCGCCGCTATTTCGGCCCATTTGAAATTATTGGTCACGCCGGACCCGTCGCGTATACACTCCAACTTCCACAAGGCAGCCGCATTCACCCCACTTTCCATGTATCTCTGCTGAAGCCTTATTATGGACCCTCTCCGATCAAGAGTTTTCCTCTGCCTGAACTGAGTATCGGTAATAAACCAGTGATGCTTCCTTTGGCAATTCTAGCAACGCGAGTTCAGCAACTCCACAACAAAAGCCAGCGACAGGTTTTAGTTCAATGGTCTTTGAGTTCTCCCGAGGATGCTACGTGGGAAGACTTCGATTTGTTCATGGAGGTGTACAAATTACACAACCTTGCGGACAAGGTTCGTTTTGACGGGGGGGAGTAGTGTTACACAGGCCCAAGTCACAAGCCCAATAGAGCTGGATACTGGCTTGGCCCACGAAGGTGTGAAAGGATGGTTAGACCTTGCAACCCGAGAAGCCCAGGAAGCAGAAGATCATATCACGCGTGAAGACATTCAACCAGAACAAGAGAAAGAAGAGATAATCGGCAATGCAGAAGAGAAGGGTGAAGCGCGTAAGCCACGTAAGCGCGTGAGACCTCGATGGCTGGAGGATTTCGTTGGACACTTCGGACGTTGAGCTGAGAGGAGTTTTGCAACCATATTCGGTTATGCTTCCAATTTGTAATTTCTGACTTTTGGTTGTAAGTATATATTTGGAACAATGTATTTTTCTGGGTATCCTTTTCTTGAATGAAATACTGAGTATTGTGGGAGTTTGGCACTGACTCAAAGAGTGCAGAATTGCTATTAATTACACATCCCACTCCTCAGAAATGGAAGACCAAAAACCAAACTGTTGAAAAAATATcagataaaaaaaaatgtcaaaagcTCACCAGTGACCAGAAGAAGCCCAGATGAGAGTTGCTTGAGGAAAACAACTCGCTTCCCCTTAAAGCGACCAGCAAGAATTATCAACACTGTTCCCGGAGTAATACTTGCCCTGAAAATTCACATAAAACCCAATTCAAAAAAAGACCTAACAAACCAGATGAACCACATAAAATGAGCCAAAAGAAGAACCACAAAAAGACAGCGTTTTGAAGAAAACCTGAGCTTGGTGGGCTTGGGTTTCCGCTTGTTGACAAGCGGCTTCTTGGCATCTTCAGCGGGATAGAACTTCGGAGCCTTCTGGTTCGCGGTCTCGGCAGCGGGTTTGGGGTCGTGGTGAGGAAAAACACCACCGTTTTTTGCCTTAATGGCCCAGAGACCACGCTTGTGGTACATCTTCGACCGGGAATACTTACCCACGCCCCGAATCAGATCGGGGTTTCGGACCTTTTGAGGGTTTCTCGCCTTAGCCGCCATCGGACCTTCACTGCGATCTACTTCGTCTTGCACTACTGATTCAAAGTGTAGAGATAAAACCCTACTACACCAATCCTACGATATTATTTGCCTCGTCAGTGGCATTTTCGTACTTTTTGTTAATAGTTGTTTTCATTATATATGCACGAAAGAATATATAAAGATACCTCATTGCTAAATATTATTTTGATCCTTTCACTTGCAAAACTTACCATTGGAATATCATGAtattgtattttgtaaaatgaaacaaaataataatttttggtcaaatttattttcaatataactaaaataattttgtttttttaaataattaatttgataattaaaaataaaatattattaaattaaaaatcaataaaaaattatattttaattaattaaaatccaAATACATATTTgtatcaaattttttttattaaaactaaaattaaattgtaaataCAAACCCTAACCCTAACTTCTTCCAATTATGTTGCAACAacttaaaactaagcaaatgccGGAGCGACAATATTAACATATGAACCAATGAAAATTTTATCAAATCAAACTCAGATTTTGTGACAATATTAACATAtgaacaaaaagaaaaagaaacatcTAAGCAAAATAAAATTCAATAACAACACATACATTATATCAAACTCAGATTATCCAAACTCATAAAATGTAGCCCACAATTAAACTATATTCACAGTCAAACTCAAATTCAAAACCATAAACCTTAGTGAAAACAAAGATcaacaaaaaacaaacaaaaccTAGAAATAAACACAAATCATATCAGTTGAAAACCCAGATCTATTTTACTAACTACCATGAGCTAAACTCTGGTCTGATCATTAGCTCCATCTGTTCTTCGACGAGCCAACAAAATCGTGCGATGACACCATAaaccaacccccccccccccctcccccccgcCCAACGCTAGCTTGCTCGACCTTCCAAAATCCTCCCTTTAAGTCAGCCCACTCGATCACCCAAATCTTTGCTCGACGCTAGCTCCATTGTCAACCCAAAGGAGGGGTTGTGTGGTGGAAGAGAGTGAGCATCACCCTCTCTTCAACCCCGTGGAATAGCTGCCGACTATTGAGTGGAGGATCTACTACAATGCAATTTCTAGGGCCGACTAGATTAGTGTAGAGGAGAAGAATGGGAAAGAAAGGaatatttatttttgatttattttttatatatatatttaagtttatcattttttttattaatttgattaatgTTTTAAAATTACATATTAAATTTAGTGCTCAAGTCTATTTTGGGTTAATCTTGATTTTGATTTATTATAGTTATTTCAaagctttaattaattaaaatatcatttgttttattattttttaaaatttatattagttttttttattaactttgaatttaataaatatttaatttatatcaattaattcattaattaaaaaatcagaaggtattttggtcatattcaaaATAAGTTTGACCAAAATGAGATTTATAGTactattttgttccattttgtaaaacgtagagtccaaattgtcatttaacaaaacagatAGTTTGATTGGTAACTTTTGCACAATATAAGGGCCAAAATAGTAtttacttttaaaaaataatttttaaaattatttctaacattttttcttaatatttttggcattatttaatttctttttttttttgttaatttcaataatttattttatttcaatattttttttaaataatgtataattttttagaaaaaaaactcttaatttaacaaattttttaattttttaatttaaatattaaaaatatatataatttatatgtatttttttagaatatgtaaaagaaaaaaaatagaaaaatgtaagccaaattgaaaaaaaaatataaaatatattaatttttaataaaatgaaGTGTACTCGTCACATTTTGGGTGCAAATATAATGCCCAAAACTACAATATACGTTTTTTAAGGGAAAAATAAACTATACTTCCAGCCATAATAATGTAAATACATCCTAAATCAAATATAATTTATTTCATAAATCCTGCAAATATTAAAAGAGTTTGTCTGCCCACTTTGTGCTCTGTGGCAGTTTATGTTTCTTCTGacatttttttttcagttttggcTCTTTTTCACCAGTTTCTTCCCGTAACTTCCACAACCACCATCATCTCCACCGCCTGACCCACCTTTCACCAAGTGTTTTTTTGTTTCATCATTTCGGACTCTTACATATATATCTACTTGCCTCACCCTCTGTTTTCGTCCATCTCTCTATCTTGCTACCATGGATAATCTACTCAATAACATGTCTTCTCATCTCACCCTTGCTGAAAGTGAGACTTGTCCTTCACTTGGGGGATATTGACACATCCGTTCCTGAAGATCAACCATGTCATATGCTCCTGGCCCGTGTGATTTCCAAAAATGGCTACAATAAGAAGGCCTTTCAGAACTCCATGAGTTCCTTATGGGAAAGACAAACCCGATTCCCAGTTCACATCTCTGAATTTGCATCTAATCCTCTTTGGTTGTGCAGGGAATAAACAACGGGTATTGATTGGTGAACCATGGCATTTCAATCATCTTCACATTGTCTTGCACACACCAAGTGCTTTACAAAATGTCTCAGCCGAAACTATGGTTAAATCACCTTTTTGGGTGCAAGTCTTCCGCCTTCCTTTCCTCAGCAAGTCAGAATCTTGGGCTAAGTCTGAGGGTCATTTACTGGGTGATTATATTGAAGTGGACAAAGATTCTCTGTTTGAAGGTTGGAGACCGTTTATGCGCATTCGAGTGGCTATCGATGTTACACAACCGCTTATGCGGGGTCGTCGGGTTCGTCTTCCTCGGATACGGGATGAATTTTGGATTGACTTTCGCTATGAGAAACTCCCAGATTTCTGTTTTGAATGTGGTATTATTGGTCATCTATTCCAGCATTGTACACTTTATTTGGAGCATATGGATGCCGGCACTGAACCAACACTTCCATATGGGCCTTGGCTTAAAGGAGCCCCTCTTCCGACTTCCGCCGATGATCGTTATCGACAAGACTTTTCCAAGTCTGGACCCTGGCCTTTCCTTACTCGTCTAGCCCGAAGCGCCATTAGCCCCATATTAACCCACCCATCCTACCCTTCTCCGCAACCTGTTTCTATGACCTCCACTGAGAATGGTACTATTTCACCTTTGCCTTCGTTACACACCACAGATATTGCTACATCCACTGTCATTCCACACCCTCTTTCCTTGGTAGATGTTCACAATACACCCCCGTCACCCAACATATGCCACTTACCCCCGAACATATGTCCTACTGGCCCTGTTTCGACgcacatgatatatatatattttttttaaatactcaTTTATTACCTCTAATTGTTTTATTCAAATGCATGTCTTATATTTTTAATAACGCTCATGTAATATTCtatattttgatattatatatatttgttattgttatccaaaaaattagcattgatgacgtggcgagtgatcactggacacgtggctgacacctggaaaagttctgctagagtatcgaccagaagacgcattaggagCAGTAAGCAGTCtggtcttacctgcgaccagtctggttgatagttccgcatacaaagcaacattaatgagaagatctttgtaaatcccgaatttaactcaaacgatctcctgagtatccgataattcaggaaagaatatctgtaacaatcttatgtaatcccccttgagcctataaatagcagaagatagctcaaggaagggactttttggcttttgaatcatttgagactatagtgattctcctagtgatattgtattgttcttgagaggttagtgaaactcattgaacccttgttctttgatcactcctttgattctcatatcaataacaatctaagtggacgtaggttattaccaaatcctggggtcgaaccactataaaaatatcgtgttgttattacttttggTCATTACGTTtctctctacacattcattcgtatcaagcatattctcactccgtgtcagttggccaaatcctgggtcaacattctggtgctttcattgagagcttgattaatcattgctgagaaaactaatggcgaaaactggaaggaaagctggacaggcagCCGCTGCAGcgccatcaaatccacctcctcctccccctgcaagcgtggcggaggataagccacatttggactttgaggaggaagaaatggatgacgcaacGCTGAATAGTACcatgggcgcgttgcaggaagagct
It includes:
- the LOC133823370 gene encoding large ribosomal subunit protein eL6-like is translated as MAAKARNPQKVRNPDLIRGVGKYSRSKMYHKRGLWAIKAKNGGVFPHHDPKPAAETANQKAPKFYPAEDAKKPLVNKRKPKPTKLRASITPGTVLIILAGRFKGKRVVFLKQLSSGLLLVTGPFKLNGVPLRRVNQSYVIGTSIEVDISGVSFDKLDDKYFAKEAEKKKKKGEGEFFEADKEEKNQLPQQKKDDQKSVDAALIKSIEAVPELKTYLAARFSLKSGMKPHELVF
- the LOC133823369 gene encoding uncharacterized protein LOC133823369, whose translation is MVKSPFWVQVFRLPFLSKSESWAKSEGHLLGDYIEVDKDSLFEGWRPFMRIRVAIDVTQPLMRGRRVRLPRIRDEFWIDFRYEKLPDFCFECGIIGHLFQHCTLYLEHMDAGTEPTLPYGPWLKGAPLPTSADDRYRQDFSKSGPWPFLTRLARSAISPILTHPSYPSPQPVSMTSTENGTISPLPSLHTTDIATSTVIPHPLSLVDVHNTPPSPNICHLPPNICPTGPVSTHMIYIYFF